One Zeugodacus cucurbitae isolate PBARC_wt_2022May chromosome 3, idZeuCucr1.2, whole genome shotgun sequence genomic region harbors:
- the LOC105211429 gene encoding putative inorganic phosphate cotransporter isoform X2, with translation MEKPPFFGIRHLQALLLFLNIVVVYVSRLNVSVAIVAMTNANTTNPDFPEYDWKELHKSYILSSFYWGYVLTQFPGGYLSRRFGAKITILVATFASAVCSFITPACVRLGGWPVFCAIRLLQGLFQGVIFPAIHDHLAKWSPLHERNLLGALSLSGTDCGTVIALASSGLIASSSLGWPGISYVSASLCFAWCVIWLVFASDNAPSSKFISAEECKYIETSLERHDDFHKQRIPVPWRAIFTSIPFLAFLVGRCAEAWGFTTLQAQIPSYMNGVLNMEIKKNGLFSALPYLTMWLSLYVYLAIANLLTKRNILSLTAMRKTINTISLWIPALLLIAIGFLDSSQPILAIVLMTLNVGINGGSTIGCTLNTIDLAPNHAGILMGLSNTIVNIVPVLSPLLVGVIVTDKHNRTQWQIIFAISAVIFFLGNLVYIIWGTSETQSWNSVDFQQERDAEKTVRKQVNEVKAIEHSENVQNEKKEELGASDNSVESTRL, from the exons ATGGAAAAAC CGCCTTTCTTCGGAATACGCCATCTGCAGGCACTGCTGCTGTTTCTAAATATAGTTGTGGTCTATGTGAGCCGTTTAAATGTATCCGTGGCGATAGTAGCAATGACGAATGCGAATACAACGAATCCAGATTTTCCG GAGTATGATTGGAAAGAGCTGCACAAATCCTACATACTGTCCAGCTTCTACTGGGGCTATGTGCTCACACAGTTTCCCGGTGGTTATTTGAGCCGTCGTTTTGGTGCCAAAATAACCATACTCGTCGCCACATTCGCCTCCGCTGTCTGCAGCTTCATAACGCCTGCGTGTGTGCGACTCGGCGGCTGGCCCGTCTTCTGTGCCATACGTCTGTTACAGGGTCTCTTCCAAGGTGTTATCTTCCCTGCCATACATGACCACCTCGCCAAGTGGTCGCCACTGCATGAACGCAATCTTTTGGGCGCGCTGAGCCTGTCTGGCACTGACTGCGGCACAGTTATAGCGCTGGCGTCAAGCGGTCTGATCGCTAGCAGTTCACTGGGCTGGCCGGGTATTTCATATGTGTCTGCGTCACTGTGCTTTGCTTGGTGCGTAATTTGGCTGGTGTTCGCCTCAGATAACGCGCCTTCCTCAAAGTTTATATCGGCAGAGGAGTGCAAATATATTGAGACATCACTGGAGCGGCACGATGACTTTCATAAACAAAGAATACCAGTACCCTGGCGCGCAATCTTCACTTCAATACCATTTCTGGCATTCCTCGTGGGGCGTTGTGCCGAAGCTTGGGGCTTCACCACACTACAAGCACAAATACCGTCTTATATGAATGGCGTACTGAATATGGAAATCAAGAAGAACGGTCTATTCTCGGCACTACCCTACCTAACAATGTGGCTTTCATTGTATGTCTACTTGGCGATAGCGAATCTACTGACGAAAAGGAATATACTTTCACTGACAGCGATGCGCAAGACGATCAACACGATCTCACTGTGGATACCGGCGCTCTTACTCATTGCTATTGGTTTCTTGGACTCTTCGCAACCCATACTGGCCATTGTCTTAATGACACTCAATGTGGGCATAAATGGCGGCTCTACCATCGGCTGCACACTGAACACGATCGATCTGGCGCCGAATCACGCGGGCATACTAATGGGTTTGTCGAATACTATCGTGAATATTGTGCCCGTACTCTCGCCACTACTGGTCGGCGTCATTGTGACAGATAAG CACAATCGCACACAATGGCAAATCATCTTTGCCATCTCCGCCGTCATTTTCTTCCTGGGCAATCTGGTCTACATAATTTGGGGCACCTCGGAAACTCAGTCGTGGAACTCCGTTGACTTCCAGCAAGAAAGGGACGCCGAAAAGACAGTGCGCAAGCAAGTCAACGAAGTGAAAGCAATCGAACATTCAGAAAATGTACAAAATGAGAAGAAAGAAGAGCTTGGCGCAAGTGATAACTCTGTTGAGAGCACAAGACTTTAA
- the LOC105211429 gene encoding putative inorganic phosphate cotransporter isoform X3 — translation MTNANTTNPDFPEYDWKELHKSYILSSFYWGYVLTQFPGGYLSRRFGAKITILVATFASAVCSFITPACVRLGGWPVFCAIRLLQGLFQGVIFPAIHDHLAKWSPLHERNLLGALSLSGTDCGTVIALASSGLIASSSLGWPGISYVSASLCFAWCVIWLVFASDNAPSSKFISAEECKYIETSLERHDDFHKQRIPVPWRAIFTSIPFLAFLVGRCAEAWGFTTLQAQIPSYMNGVLNMEIKKNGLFSALPYLTMWLSLYVYLAIANLLTKRNILSLTAMRKTINTISLWIPALLLIAIGFLDSSQPILAIVLMTLNVGINGGSTIGCTLNTIDLAPNHAGILMGLSNTIVNIVPVLSPLLVGVIVTDKHNRTQWQIIFAISAVIFFLGNLVYIIWGTSETQSWNSVDFQQERDAEKTVRKQVNEVKAIEHSENVQNEKKEELGASDNSVESTRL, via the exons ATGACGAATGCGAATACAACGAATCCAGATTTTCCG GAGTATGATTGGAAAGAGCTGCACAAATCCTACATACTGTCCAGCTTCTACTGGGGCTATGTGCTCACACAGTTTCCCGGTGGTTATTTGAGCCGTCGTTTTGGTGCCAAAATAACCATACTCGTCGCCACATTCGCCTCCGCTGTCTGCAGCTTCATAACGCCTGCGTGTGTGCGACTCGGCGGCTGGCCCGTCTTCTGTGCCATACGTCTGTTACAGGGTCTCTTCCAAGGTGTTATCTTCCCTGCCATACATGACCACCTCGCCAAGTGGTCGCCACTGCATGAACGCAATCTTTTGGGCGCGCTGAGCCTGTCTGGCACTGACTGCGGCACAGTTATAGCGCTGGCGTCAAGCGGTCTGATCGCTAGCAGTTCACTGGGCTGGCCGGGTATTTCATATGTGTCTGCGTCACTGTGCTTTGCTTGGTGCGTAATTTGGCTGGTGTTCGCCTCAGATAACGCGCCTTCCTCAAAGTTTATATCGGCAGAGGAGTGCAAATATATTGAGACATCACTGGAGCGGCACGATGACTTTCATAAACAAAGAATACCAGTACCCTGGCGCGCAATCTTCACTTCAATACCATTTCTGGCATTCCTCGTGGGGCGTTGTGCCGAAGCTTGGGGCTTCACCACACTACAAGCACAAATACCGTCTTATATGAATGGCGTACTGAATATGGAAATCAAGAAGAACGGTCTATTCTCGGCACTACCCTACCTAACAATGTGGCTTTCATTGTATGTCTACTTGGCGATAGCGAATCTACTGACGAAAAGGAATATACTTTCACTGACAGCGATGCGCAAGACGATCAACACGATCTCACTGTGGATACCGGCGCTCTTACTCATTGCTATTGGTTTCTTGGACTCTTCGCAACCCATACTGGCCATTGTCTTAATGACACTCAATGTGGGCATAAATGGCGGCTCTACCATCGGCTGCACACTGAACACGATCGATCTGGCGCCGAATCACGCGGGCATACTAATGGGTTTGTCGAATACTATCGTGAATATTGTGCCCGTACTCTCGCCACTACTGGTCGGCGTCATTGTGACAGATAAG CACAATCGCACACAATGGCAAATCATCTTTGCCATCTCCGCCGTCATTTTCTTCCTGGGCAATCTGGTCTACATAATTTGGGGCACCTCGGAAACTCAGTCGTGGAACTCCGTTGACTTCCAGCAAGAAAGGGACGCCGAAAAGACAGTGCGCAAGCAAGTCAACGAAGTGAAAGCAATCGAACATTCAGAAAATGTACAAAATGAGAAGAAAGAAGAGCTTGGCGCAAGTGATAACTCTGTTGAGAGCACAAGACTTTAA
- the LOC105211429 gene encoding putative inorganic phosphate cotransporter isoform X1 has product MVTPSTKAPFFGIRHLQALLLFLNIVVVYVSRLNVSVAIVAMTNANTTNPDFPEYDWKELHKSYILSSFYWGYVLTQFPGGYLSRRFGAKITILVATFASAVCSFITPACVRLGGWPVFCAIRLLQGLFQGVIFPAIHDHLAKWSPLHERNLLGALSLSGTDCGTVIALASSGLIASSSLGWPGISYVSASLCFAWCVIWLVFASDNAPSSKFISAEECKYIETSLERHDDFHKQRIPVPWRAIFTSIPFLAFLVGRCAEAWGFTTLQAQIPSYMNGVLNMEIKKNGLFSALPYLTMWLSLYVYLAIANLLTKRNILSLTAMRKTINTISLWIPALLLIAIGFLDSSQPILAIVLMTLNVGINGGSTIGCTLNTIDLAPNHAGILMGLSNTIVNIVPVLSPLLVGVIVTDKHNRTQWQIIFAISAVIFFLGNLVYIIWGTSETQSWNSVDFQQERDAEKTVRKQVNEVKAIEHSENVQNEKKEELGASDNSVESTRL; this is encoded by the exons ATGGTGACTCCTTCGACAAAGG CGCCTTTCTTCGGAATACGCCATCTGCAGGCACTGCTGCTGTTTCTAAATATAGTTGTGGTCTATGTGAGCCGTTTAAATGTATCCGTGGCGATAGTAGCAATGACGAATGCGAATACAACGAATCCAGATTTTCCG GAGTATGATTGGAAAGAGCTGCACAAATCCTACATACTGTCCAGCTTCTACTGGGGCTATGTGCTCACACAGTTTCCCGGTGGTTATTTGAGCCGTCGTTTTGGTGCCAAAATAACCATACTCGTCGCCACATTCGCCTCCGCTGTCTGCAGCTTCATAACGCCTGCGTGTGTGCGACTCGGCGGCTGGCCCGTCTTCTGTGCCATACGTCTGTTACAGGGTCTCTTCCAAGGTGTTATCTTCCCTGCCATACATGACCACCTCGCCAAGTGGTCGCCACTGCATGAACGCAATCTTTTGGGCGCGCTGAGCCTGTCTGGCACTGACTGCGGCACAGTTATAGCGCTGGCGTCAAGCGGTCTGATCGCTAGCAGTTCACTGGGCTGGCCGGGTATTTCATATGTGTCTGCGTCACTGTGCTTTGCTTGGTGCGTAATTTGGCTGGTGTTCGCCTCAGATAACGCGCCTTCCTCAAAGTTTATATCGGCAGAGGAGTGCAAATATATTGAGACATCACTGGAGCGGCACGATGACTTTCATAAACAAAGAATACCAGTACCCTGGCGCGCAATCTTCACTTCAATACCATTTCTGGCATTCCTCGTGGGGCGTTGTGCCGAAGCTTGGGGCTTCACCACACTACAAGCACAAATACCGTCTTATATGAATGGCGTACTGAATATGGAAATCAAGAAGAACGGTCTATTCTCGGCACTACCCTACCTAACAATGTGGCTTTCATTGTATGTCTACTTGGCGATAGCGAATCTACTGACGAAAAGGAATATACTTTCACTGACAGCGATGCGCAAGACGATCAACACGATCTCACTGTGGATACCGGCGCTCTTACTCATTGCTATTGGTTTCTTGGACTCTTCGCAACCCATACTGGCCATTGTCTTAATGACACTCAATGTGGGCATAAATGGCGGCTCTACCATCGGCTGCACACTGAACACGATCGATCTGGCGCCGAATCACGCGGGCATACTAATGGGTTTGTCGAATACTATCGTGAATATTGTGCCCGTACTCTCGCCACTACTGGTCGGCGTCATTGTGACAGATAAG CACAATCGCACACAATGGCAAATCATCTTTGCCATCTCCGCCGTCATTTTCTTCCTGGGCAATCTGGTCTACATAATTTGGGGCACCTCGGAAACTCAGTCGTGGAACTCCGTTGACTTCCAGCAAGAAAGGGACGCCGAAAAGACAGTGCGCAAGCAAGTCAACGAAGTGAAAGCAATCGAACATTCAGAAAATGTACAAAATGAGAAGAAAGAAGAGCTTGGCGCAAGTGATAACTCTGTTGAGAGCACAAGACTTTAA
- the LOC105211434 gene encoding uncharacterized protein LOC105211434, with product MSKFFLAALLCVAACAQLSFAASIAEAIDADLRVNLEGYNKILAAVDETHKANLEKLIAQTEAALKEADHKQKTSILDGLAGAFPEEFNQYLHKKLQELNVDGEIQQSVDFYKGLLEKSESGEFKADIEKSIERLNAIAQEADAAKKVESYLQFTQDHRAGFQEYLKKQTLPQIETSLNGAIKFFDGLLAQADIKHKEEITALKVKAEGGLTAASLEDKQKIYFEVTNPENKDVFNYLREKYIEKQ from the exons atgtcgaaatttTTCCTTGCTGCACTTCTCTGCGTCGCTGCGTGCGCACAG TTGTCTTTTGCTGCCAGCATTGCCGAAGCGATCGATGCTGATCTGCGCGTAAACCTCGAGGGCTACAACAAGATCCTCGCCGCAGTCGATGAAACACACAAAGCCAATTTGGAGAAATTGATCGCCCAGACCGAGGCTGCGCTCAAGGAGGCCGACCACAAGCAGAAGACCAGCATTTTGGATGGTCTTGCTGGCGCTTTCCCCGAAGAATTCAATCAGTATTTGCACAAGAAATTGCAGGAATTGAATGTTGATGGTGAAATTCAACAATCCGTCGATTTCTACAAGGGTTTGTTGGAAAAGTCCGAGTCCGGTGaattcaaggctgacattgagAAGTCCATCGAAAGATTGAACGCCATTGCACAAGAGGCTGATGCCGCTAAAAAGGTAGAAAGCTATTTGCAATTCACCCAAGACCACCGTGCCGGTTTCCAGGAATACTTGAAGAAGCAAACCTTGCCACAAATCGAGACCTCCTTGAACGGTGCCATCAAATTCTTTGACGGTTTGCTCGCTCAAGCCGATATCAAGCACAAGGAAGAAATCACCGCTTTGAAGGTAAAGGCTGAGGGAGGTTTGACCGCCGCCAGCTTGGAAGATAAGCAAAAGATCTACTTCGAAGTTACCAACCCCGAAAACAAGGACGTGTTCAACTACTTGAGAGAGAAATACATCGAAAAGCAATAG